The Euphorbia lathyris chromosome 3, ddEupLath1.1, whole genome shotgun sequence genome contains a region encoding:
- the LOC136222593 gene encoding uncharacterized protein: MKISARTARKTKRKKTKNGLNRKEEDIDFDKQFLDNDDDCFWLSSSSASSSSFFGEYELFSSLRLFVEDWLISWLSTLADTYLHLDNAAMKKKNSETDFQTVSDSENSMFSSDYTESYECRSKNSSNKDGNSEYSNSDGVDLDDFRAEEPLFWPSDSQSDWSSHETWDCFSMSPRKGLTSSDSRRISSLQFGSASSRLGNWRKVDEEMEEELSKCVYTDLLEDGEVSIERVMGLGEFDGHEGVEYEFNDYVFSMDDDL, from the coding sequence ATGAAAATCAGTGCAAGAACTGCGAGGAAGACGAAAAGGAAGAAGACTAAGAATGGCTTAAACCGAAAAGAAGAAGatattgattttgataaacAATTTCTTGATAACGACGATGACTGTTTTTGGCTATCTTCATCATCAGCTTCTTCGTCATCCTTTTTTGGAGAGTACGAGTTGTTTTCTTCTCTGCGTCTTTTCGTCGAGGATTGGCTCATTTCTTGGCTCTCGACATTAGCAGACACTTATCTTCATCTGGATAATGCTgcgatgaagaagaagaattcgGAAACTGATTTTCAGACAGTATCAGATTCTGAAAACTCCATGTTCTCTTCTGATTATACAGAATCTTATGAATGTCGTTCTAAGAATTCATCAAATAAAGATGGAAATTCAGAATATAGCAATTCAGATGGAGTAGATTTAGACGATTTCAGAGCAGAAGAGCCTCTTTTCTGGCCGTCCGACTCGCAATCAGATTGGAGTTCACATGAGACTTGGGATTGCTTTTCAATGTCTCCTCGTAAGGGATTAACTAGTTCTGATTCCAGGAGAATATCATCACTCCAGTTTGGATCAGCTTCATCAAGATTGGGAAATTGGAGAAAAGTAGATgaagaaatggaagaagaattaTCAAAATGTGTATATACAGATTTGTTGGAAgatggagaagtatcaattgaGAGAGTAATGGGACTCGGCGAGTTTGATGGCCATGAAGGGGTTGAATATGAATTCAATGATTATGTTTTTTCCATGGATGATGATCTATAA